From a region of the Candidatus Bathyarchaeota archaeon genome:
- a CDS encoding ParB/RepB/Spo0J family partition protein, with protein MVELRQIELNRIRPNRLNPRLDMNIERLNELADSIKQVGLLEPLILRPVDDEYEVVVGERRYRASQQAGLRKVLAIIRNFTDEQVIELNLIENIQREDLNAVEKGNCCKQLLEKYPEKYPSKEVIGKKIGVSSDTINNWLRLTEAPVEIQKMIISTEKVGVPRELGKLDYSTALTITRQIEEPTRQIEVAKEIASKPVHGRKARRVIAKAAEEPEKPVEEIVKEVIEEPCELIFTALNRDPVLKGLQTQTTRIAPPDTKIKTGKIVYATVLEPHFADLRIISVERKRLKYFNGEDAKAEGGFTLGEFNEIWKKTYGEWNENQLVYIIRFEKI; from the coding sequence ATGGTCGAGCTAAGGCAAATCGAATTAAACAGAATTCGTCCAAATAGGCTGAATCCACGTCTTGACATGAACATTGAAAGGCTCAACGAGCTTGCTGATAGCATCAAACAAGTAGGTCTTCTGGAACCACTCATACTCCGACCTGTAGACGACGAATACGAGGTTGTTGTAGGCGAACGACGCTATCGTGCATCGCAACAGGCAGGACTGCGAAAGGTTCTTGCAATTATCCGTAACTTCACAGATGAGCAAGTAATAGAGTTGAACCTTATCGAAAACATACAAAGGGAAGATCTAAATGCCGTAGAGAAAGGAAATTGCTGTAAACAACTCCTAGAAAAATACCCTGAGAAATATCCATCGAAAGAAGTTATCGGAAAGAAAATCGGCGTCTCCTCCGACACTATCAATAACTGGCTTAGGTTAACAGAGGCACCCGTAGAAATCCAAAAAATGATTATATCGACAGAAAAAGTGGGCGTGCCACGAGAACTTGGTAAACTTGACTACAGTACAGCCCTTACAATCACCCGCCAAATCGAGGAACCGACAAGGCAAATTGAAGTCGCTAAAGAAATTGCCAGCAAACCAGTTCACGGTAGAAAAGCACGTCGAGTAATTGCAAAAGCTGCTGAAGAACCAGAAAAACCTGTTGAAGAAATCGTCAAAGAGGTCATTGAAGAACCTTGCGAACTCATTTTCACTGCACTCAACAGAGACCCTGTTCTAAAAGGCTTGCAAACTCAAACCACAAGAATAGCCCCTCCAGATACAAAAATAAAAACCGGCAAAATAGTCTACGCTACAGTATTAGAACCACATTTCGCAGATCTACGCATCATCTCAGTTGAAAGAAAACGATTGAAGTATTTTAACGGAGAAGACGCCAAGGCAGAAGGAGGTTTCACGCTAGGAGAATTTAACGAAATTTGGAAAAAGACGTACGGTGAATGGAACGAAAACCAATTAGTCTACATTATACGCTTCGAAAAGATTTAA
- a CDS encoding NADP-dependent malic enzyme: protein MTEEKVTVEQLLEKAKRPAKLALAYHPFYEGKVQVMPKCAIRSPADFAIWYTPGVAANCRKIKENPSEVWTQTNRANYVAVVTDGTRVLGLGDIGPKAGMPVMEGKALLFKYLGGVDAFPICLNTKDPDEIVHACELIEPTFGGINLEDISKPKCFYVLDQARKKLNIPVWHDDQQGTATVILAGLLNALKIVGKKPSEALITLIGVGSANTRTAYVLFRAGFKPGNIILVDSKGILHLGRPDIEKIKEENPWKYELTQKTNAEGRTGDMATALKGADAMVAASKPGPGTIKKEWISQMATNSIVFACANPIPEIWPWEAKEAGARIIGTGRSDFPNQINNSLGFPAIFRGVLDVRATTVTDDMCVAAANELAQFAEERGINENDIVPRMEEWEVYPREAVACALQSIKEGVARVKPSKQELWERAVAIIKNARESTHLLMKHGLIKTLPPEEDILATGP from the coding sequence ATGACCGAAGAAAAAGTCACCGTTGAACAATTACTCGAAAAAGCTAAACGCCCCGCAAAACTAGCCCTAGCTTACCATCCCTTCTACGAAGGCAAAGTTCAAGTCATGCCAAAATGTGCCATCCGCAGCCCGGCTGACTTCGCCATCTGGTACACCCCAGGCGTCGCCGCCAACTGCCGCAAAATCAAAGAAAACCCATCGGAAGTCTGGACCCAAACCAACCGAGCTAACTACGTAGCTGTAGTCACTGATGGCACCCGCGTCCTCGGCCTGGGCGATATAGGCCCCAAAGCAGGAATGCCCGTCATGGAAGGCAAAGCATTACTCTTCAAATACCTAGGCGGGGTTGACGCGTTTCCAATTTGCCTCAACACCAAAGACCCCGATGAAATTGTCCATGCATGTGAGCTTATCGAGCCTACTTTCGGTGGCATAAACCTTGAAGACATTAGCAAACCCAAATGCTTCTATGTACTAGATCAAGCCCGTAAAAAACTCAACATACCCGTTTGGCACGATGATCAACAAGGCACCGCAACAGTCATCCTAGCAGGCTTGCTTAATGCGCTGAAGATCGTAGGCAAAAAACCCTCTGAAGCCCTTATTACCCTCATAGGCGTCGGCTCAGCCAACACCCGTACTGCATATGTTCTCTTCCGCGCCGGATTCAAACCAGGAAATATTATTCTCGTCGACTCCAAAGGCATCCTCCACCTCGGAAGACCCGACATAGAAAAAATAAAAGAAGAAAACCCGTGGAAATACGAACTAACCCAAAAAACCAACGCAGAGGGCAGAACAGGCGATATGGCAACAGCCCTCAAAGGCGCAGATGCGATGGTAGCTGCCAGCAAACCAGGCCCGGGCACCATCAAAAAAGAATGGATAAGCCAAATGGCCACAAACAGCATAGTCTTTGCATGCGCTAACCCCATCCCAGAAATCTGGCCATGGGAAGCAAAAGAAGCAGGCGCACGAATAATAGGCACAGGACGCAGCGACTTCCCCAACCAAATCAACAACAGCCTAGGCTTTCCAGCTATATTCCGCGGCGTCCTAGACGTCAGAGCCACCACAGTAACAGACGACATGTGCGTAGCCGCAGCCAACGAGTTAGCCCAGTTCGCCGAGGAAAGAGGCATAAACGAAAACGACATTGTTCCACGCATGGAAGAATGGGAAGTCTACCCTCGTGAGGCAGTTGCCTGCGCCCTGCAAAGCATAAAAGAAGGTGTCGCTCGTGTCAAACCTTCCAAACAAGAACTGTGGGAAAGAGCTGTAGCAATCATCAAGAACGCAAGAGAGTCAACCCACCTCCTAATGAAACATGGACTAATCAAAACGCTGCCACCAGAAGAGGACATACTAGCCACTGGTCCATAG